In the Acanthochromis polyacanthus isolate Apoly-LR-REF ecotype Palm Island chromosome 20, KAUST_Apoly_ChrSc, whole genome shotgun sequence genome, TTGCCAGCCATCATGCTTTCATAAAATGAGCAATTTTCTgtctgtcacaaaaaaaaaccccaccaaCACTGATCCATAAACATCACAGAAGGCACAAAAGACACAGTTTGCAGGCCTCTTTTATTGGGAGTTCTGTCTGATCTGCTTTGCTCTACAACTTGAACAATTTTCACTgtatatttctgtttgttttctatcaACTCCCAGTCAGTTTTACTGCGTTGTTCTCATTCAAAGGGCAGCGCCGCCACAATGTAGACCTTTCTTACAAGACGATCAACAGTGGTGGAATGTAATGAAAGTGCATTTACTCGCATACTTAAGTACAAACTTGAGGTTCTTGTCTTTATGTATCTCCAACTAAACTCATCAGCAGCATAAAAAATGGTTAACATTAGCTAAAACCTAAAACATCTAAAGCAGTAGACATGACAAAGTAATGGCTATTTGAACAGCAATATTAGTACATATATTTCTGtgttacacaaacacagagacatcTGCACAATCCACACGCTTTTATGCATGTGACACAATAATGGCAGCTTCATTAATTAGGCTGCTTACAATTCTAAATGATCCCCGTCGACAGCATCGATCAGGGTGCACTGCTAAATGATGCTCGGTAATTGTCGTCacttcagacaggtgagctgttacACACACAGTCGTAGTTTAGAAGCTGCAGCCTGGTCATTTGTTAAGGACTGAACCATCTTATTAGAACCTCAGACTGGTAGCTTCAGGTTGGCAAACCTGGCATCCAAACATGACAGAATAACCCACAACTAAGCAAAAGTCATCATATTGacatttattttgtcttgtaaTCCAAAAACCCCCAGAAAATAATCCagttattttctgattttgatACTTAGATCAAGTTACTGACTGCAGTTTTTAAAGGTAAATCGTAACTGTGGTCTTTTTAGGCAGCAAATAGTATCAGTATTCTCATTTTTTCCAGAAGAAATTGAATAAATGTAGGTCTAAATACACTGAACTGTTTCTTTAAGGGGCTGTAATCTCTGCTGCATCCTTCTTATTGCCTAAAATAACTTCCTGTAGGCAAGGTGTTTATTAAGTGTAGGCCAATGCATACTATTCCTCTCCAGATGACTGTTTTTATTGCATATCCTTCTGCAAATTGCTTCCTTTCTCTTCCTGCCATCAGGCTTGATGCActttcaaatatatattttcttgccaggagcttctttttttgtactttctgCAAACTACTTctgttgatttctgtttttaaaaatggaattaaatgtCACAGTGGATGCACATTAAGAAAAGGGTGCTCATCATCATTAGTTTGAATTAGTTTTTTCTGGCCTCAGCCTTAAAATTAAGCAAGAACTTAACATCAATCAGAAACCCTGTTAGGAGAACTGAAgggaggaattttttttttttttcatgaaatgaaTATGAAGCCTTTCCCCTCTTTACAGTGCAATGAGAGAGGAGACTGGGCTTCTGAAGTCACGGCTCCCTCTACAGTTTGTACAGTGGAAATTTTTCCATCCAGTGCAGGAAAACAATCAAACTGACTGTGTTGAACAGTCGAGGAGGACACAACGGAGACGCGTCCGGAGATTTTTACGCACGTAGacatccctttttttttttttacttgtggGATGTGCgtctcagacagcagcaggcaAACATCCCTACGGGAGATTTCCATGTGGACTGTTCATCATTCAGAGGGCTGATTTTGCTCTTTGCTGCAGACAATCGGAGGGGAAAATGTCTCATTCTTTGAATACTTGAGGAGTGACGACaactttcctccttttttcGGACTTGGACGCGCAGAAGATAAAGCGCGGAGAGGGAAGAGACATTTCAAAAGGAATGAAAGGAGTTCggggtttgttttctgttttttttttaaacaatgcaaACTGATCAATTGCACGATCGGGGTTTGCAAATTTAAGCACCACGGCTGCAGCGGAGATCCCGAGCAATGTTATCTGCGGAGATGCGTGGTTCGCTGAGGTTCCTGCCCGTGGATGTTGCAGCTCGGTCGGGCTGCACACGGAGCCTTTGGGTGGCTGTGATTGGACCGGACACAGACTGGGGCTGACTGATGTTTGTCCGAGAGGAAATGTTTTTGGGGAGGAGATCAATATGAGTTACTGGCAAGGGGGGGAGATGCCAGTCTTTACCCACATTACCGTGAGGACGGACATGCAGCCgtgagaatttatttttttcccccattttcttGGATTTACACTCAAAACAACCCAGAAAACTAAACCTTCTTTCCATGAGACATTTCTCTGTATTTAATGCGATGTGTTTTGCCGCCTTTGCAAACTGTTCCAAGATTGTTGCAAGTGGATATGGATAGTTTTTTGCTCCTGCACTAAAGTTTTTCCCCCCCCCTTTACTTGACTATCAAGCACCAGGTTTGGATGTTGCATCATCCTGTCTTATAAAAGATCAATTTCATGGACTGTTGCACACCTAACTAATAGATTTCACCTGGACTTTGACTCTGAATTCACTAGGGGACTTTGCAGCAACATGTTTGAGGAAGAAAACAATCAGCTGCTTGCAATCCAGTAAAATGTATGCACAAATACCTGGCAACATGGCAGGTAGCTGGgctgtgcatttgttttttttactgacacTGTTCGCAGTGGGGACAGCTTTCTCGGGGGTCTTCAACACCACAGACAGAGACATTTTCACGGATGACTTGCTGCAGGTCAAGCTCACACAAGACAGAGCAACGGAACAGTGGAAACTCCAGTCTGCTGATTCCCATCCTAACCTATATTTTAACCAAGTAGACGTGTTGCACTTGAGGCAAAGGTCCTCCACCACCCACAGTCACATATTTAAAGTCATCCGGGCGGCTGTGCTCACCATGTTGTCGAACGTCCCCTTTTACATGCCCCCTGTGAAACATGAGGAGTTTACAAGCAAGTGGAATGAGATTTATGGGAACAACCTGCCTCCCCTGGCTCTCTACTGCCTGCTGTGCCCGGAAGACTCGGCCGCCCTGCAGTTTCTTATCAAGTTTATGGATAGGATGGCTGAATATCCAGACTGGAAAGTGACTAGCGCGCCGAACGATGAGGTCCCTGTGGCGCACTCTCTCACCGGGTTTGCCACTGCTTATGACTTTATTTACTCCTACCTGGATAAGGGCAGGAGGGatgtttacctgaagaaaattCGCTCTGAGACGGAGAAGCTGTACAAGCTCTCCAAGTACAGAGGCTGGGGGAAAGAGTATCTCCAAAATCACCAAACCACGAACATTTTAGCTCTCCTGATTGGTGCGATCGTGATGGGATCGCATAATGATCCAGAATCAATGATCTGGAAACAGGTGTCTGTGAACTACATGGAGAAAACTATGTTCCTCCTGAATCATGTTGTCGATGGGTCTCTGGATGAGGGAGTAGCTTATGGAAGCTACACAGCCAAGTCCATCACACAGTACGTCTTCTTAGCTCAGCGCCATTTCAATATTGACAACATGCAGAACAACTGGCTGCAGAGACACTTCTGGTTTTACTTTGCCACCCTGCTGCCCGGCTTTCAGAGGACAGTTGGCATCGCGGACTCCAACTACAACTGGTTTTACGGGCCGGAGAGCCAGCTGGTGTTCCTCGACACGTTCGTCATGAAGAACGGCACGGGGAACTGGCTGGCTCAGCAGATTAGAAAGCACCGGCCCAAGGACGGTCCCATGGGGCAGTCTTCTGCCCAGCGGTGGGCCACGCTTCACACAGAATACATCTGGTACAACTTCCACCTCACGCCGCAGCCCCCACATGAGTTTGGTAAAGCTAGGATGCATATTTTCTCAAACTGGGGTGTGGTTACCTATGGAGCCGGGCTTCCCAATGGTCAGAGTAacacttttgtctcatttaagtCTGGCCGCCTGGGTGGGCGTGCAGTTTATGACATTGTTCATGAAAAGCCTTACTCCTGGGTGGACGGCTGGAACAGCTTTAACCCTGGTCATGAGCACCCGGACCAGAACTCCTTTACATTCGCCCCGAACGGACAAGTATTTGTGTCCGAAGCACTTTATGGCCCAAAGTACAGCTATCTTAACAATGTTCTGGTGTTTAGTCCGTCTCCTACTAGTCAGTGTAACAGTCCGTGGGAGGGTCAGTTGGGGGAGTGTGCTAAGTGGCTGCGATGGACTGATGAGGGGGTGGGTGATGCTAGAGGGGAGGTGATTGCAGCCTCCTCACACAGGGACACCATGTTTGTGAGCGGGGAGGCCGTGTCGGCTTATTCCCCCGCCATGAGGCTAAAGAGTGTTTTCAGAGCTTTGGTTCTGCTCAACTCGCAGACTTTGCTCGTGCTTGACCATGTGGAGAAGTGGGCTGATTCACCCGTCACGTCCCTCAGCGCTTTTTTCCACAATCTCGACATTGACTTTAAATACGTCCCTTTCAGATTCATGGACAGATATAACGGCGCCATGATGGATGTGTGGGATGCTCATTACAAAATGTTCTGGTTCGACAGCCAGGGTCACAGCCCTGATACCAGGATACAGGAGGCAGAACAGGCAGCTGAATTCAAAAAGAGGTGGACGCAGTATGTCAATGTCACTTTTCAGATGACAGGCACAGTCAGCAGAGTGGCTTACGTGTTACATGGGCCGTATGTCAAAGTGTCCAACTGTAGATTTATGGATAACAGTAAAAATGGGGTGAGGCTTTCTTTAATCATAAATAACACGGAGAAGATTGTGTCTATTGCTACAAATTATAAAGACATTGGGGCAAGGATGACTTATTTGGGGTTTGGAGGTCATGGTAAAGTTGAGGATAGATATCAGATCACTCGCTATGGCCTCGGGACACAACTCATCCCGAAACAAATCAACAGTGATAATCAGCTGTTTGATTTTGGATTCACAGTGAATGTGATCGCGGGGGTGGTTCTCTGCGTGGCCATAGGATTTTTGACCATGCAGAGAAAGTTTTATGTTTGCTTCAGCAGGCTGATGCGCTACGCCctcctctctgtgctcattCTGTGGATAGccgagctgctgtttgtgtctaACAGCTGCGATCAGCTTCTCTGTGGGGTAAAATGGAAAGGTGCGGGTGCCAAAAGCgaagtaaacaaacaaatcagaCTGTACGAGCAGCACCGGCTCCCCCTCCCCACCGTCGTCATAACAACCCTTCCCGGTTCGGGATCGGAAATACTCAAGCACCTTTTCTACAACAGCTCGGACTTTGTTTACATAAGAGTTCCCACCGAGCATGTGGACATTCCTGAGACGGAGTTCGAGTTCGACTCTCTGGTGGATGCGTGCGAGTGGTCAAGGTCAGATGCCGTGCACGGGCGGTTTAAGATTATTCAGGGCTGGCTGCATTCGCTAGTCCACAATACCAAGCTGCACTTGCAAAATATTCAGCTCGCAGAGGGTAGCAGGGTCAAACTGCCCCAGAGAGTCAGCCCCTCCagggacagaaagaaaagatcCAGGAGGAGAGAGCCGGCAGCCGAGCTGAAGGGCAAACTGAGGGCCAGCCTGGACAGAGATGCAGAGTATGTTAGGGAGATGAGGCGCCATGTTGCTGAGTACCCAAACGCCCGGGTGGTCCTCAACATGCGCAGTGGAACCTGGGCTGTCAAACTGCCTTTCATTCAGGAGGTGGTGGGGCCTTCCTTGAGGACAATCTATTTAGTGAGAGACCCTCGAGCGTGGATTTATCTCATGGTCTATAACAGTAAACCCAGCCTTTACTCCCTTAAAAACATCCCACAGCACCTTTCCTTGATATTCAAGGAGGACGCCGTCAGGGATGGGTGCCCAGCTGTTGCACCAGAGTTTAAAATAATCCAACGGCTGCTGTCCCGTTCAGAGACAAACCCCGTTCTGATTCTGGCTCATCTGTGGCTGGCTCACACTGCAGCAGTGCTAAGAATCAGCGAGAGCCTCCCCGAGGAGTCCTACCTCCAAGTGAGGTTTGAGGACGTGGTCAACTTCCCCCAGGAGACGGCGGAGACCATACACACCTTTCTGGGGGTGCCGGTGTCACCCGCAGCCCTCAATCAACTCATATTCACCACCTCCACGAACCTGTACAATCTAATGTACGAGGGAGACATCTCACCAGCCAACATTAACATGtggagacaaaaaatgtctcGAAAGGACATCAGACTGATTGAGGATGTGTGTGGAAGTGTAATGAAGAGGCTCGGATACACCAGGTTTGCCAGTTAAACGCTGCTGGTCAGCTGATATTGATCTGTCTTGTTTACTGTAGCTGCCAGtcacagttgttgttgttgttttttattgcactgaccttaaattttaaaaaagaaattggGGGTGAAACTGCATAGTCTTTTCTGGTTGTGTTATTTTCTcttatttgtatttgttgttacaTAAAGATATGAGGCAACAGATGTCTGTGAGGGAagaatattttatattaaaatggGTGGAGGGGAGCTTCTGTTATTGTTCTTTTCCCCCAGCAGCCCTTCACACTTATTGTAGCACTCTTTTATTGAGTGAGACTTTAGACCTTTGTGTCTTACATGCAGACGAATATCACTGAATTTCAGAAGAAATTTTTATGTTACTGCCCTTCAACAGTGAAGTTTCTGAGTGTCTTAGAAAGaaattgctttgtttttgtttgtttttttactgctaATATGTGATGTCAGAGACAGATTTGTGCAAAATTCACATCTGTATTTACTtacttgatttttcttttcttttttttggcatttgggtgtgtttacctgtttgGAATAAATATGTTGTGAAGCTCATTAAGAAGTTTTGTACCTCTGGGAAACTAATTTGGCAGTCATTTCACTATCAGAACTTTTAAGTGCTGTTTccctttaaaactgtaaaaaataaaataaaataaaataaaataatgctgCAATGTATGGGTTCAAAAGAaaaccagagaagaagaagatgacaGTAACCTTCAGTGACTCAGACATATAAGAGATtcagattgtattttttattgcagcagtagagaatttttttttttttgaagctcAAAGATGTCATGACGGTTTGGTGGCTTAGCACTTTCACAGGGACTCTTTTGATTGTATGTGGGATTCAGTGCATTTTCCGAGGCTAGCTTTACTGTATGTACTTGATTAGCTGAgaagtatgacaaaaaaaaacaaaaaaactctgaAGATATATAAACCTCTGAAGACATTATGTCTCAAAGAAAGAAAGTTTTGAAGTATTTATGGGTTTCCAAAGACATGTATCCCAAAGGATCAAGAATGAATATGATTATTGTAACTCCCTTCAGCATTTATTGAATTAGATCAGAGGGAAGTGCTTAATAGGtatcaaactgaaaaaaagagaaaactgtcAGCCTTGACACATTTCTAGTCAAAGCAATTTCTGAAGCACCCCCCTCAGCTACTCATATTAATCTGCGAAATGCCATAACTGCGGCTTACCCTGTGTTTTATTGCTGTGATGTCTTCACTAGAAAGGGCCTGGAGGAAGTGTAAACAGCACAAGTTTCCATTTCTAGTTGTGGTCACTGAGATACCCGATGATCTGTTggggttttgtcttttttaagagTACAGCGAGCAGTGCACTGAACAGGGGATGAATATTAAGtatagctttttaaaaaaaaaaagggggggggggggggggggggagtcaGAGACCATTTCTACTCTGTGATGTTATGCTCCGTGGCCTGGGCAAAAATGTACGCTACTCAGTAACCTTTGATGCTGTCTTGcttaaacatttctgtactGTAAATGGATCACATGTACCATGTAGACGGTGCGCTCATGTATGGACTCTCCATTGCACCTGTACACacatagaaaaagaaaagaaacatacaGTGTTCATTTGGAaatatccattttttttccctctcagctAGAAACagtcctgtttgttttgttctctaTGAACACTGAAACCCTTGACTGGCTGGAAAACCTGTTTGATGTTTGTGGTCTTTGAATGTGTAGACTTGGCAGACATGCTTTCACTTTGGTGTTGCAATCCTGTTACCAActctgttttgtatttgctcTTGGGGATATGGTTCCTTGCTTCTGTGGCCTTGAATTACAATCATTTCTTTATAacggttctttttttttttttttttttccttgtggGCTCTGGAGCAGGAGGTGGAGGTAatgtaaagaaaacaataaattgaTAAATATATTGGCAACAAGTCTTTGTTGTGGTGAAGTGAATTATCTCGAGCGGTGCTAAACGTATGCACCATGTGATTATGTGACACCATTAGCTGCATGTTGAGCCACCTATTATCCACAGCTACAAAAGAgaacagaaatattaatttgtacACGCTCCCTTTCACTGTGATTGCTGCTAACCTGCTAGTAATGCGCCTGCTTATGCAGATGTCTCTGTGCCGCCACAATTATGCACCAGCAAACTCTCCCATTTTATTAGACACGGATGACAGGAGCCTAATTGCTTATACGGGTGATGCGCATGACAAGGAGGAACCAACAATTAAAAACATGTCAGGAAGTTCTTACGCCATGCTCCGACTGCGATGGGAACTTAGCGGCAGCAGGCTTCCAAAGTGCACATGCCGTGTCTCATGTCTCAGAATGGTGAGTCAGTCATTTCATTACTCATTTGTTCTTGATCCCTCCTGTAACACTCTAATGCTTGGCAAGGTCCTCTGTGCCTAATCCTTCCATGGAAAGGCACATTATTCAttggggaaaagaaaagaaaaaaaaaacaccttaagGCGAATGCTTTGGAAGGGAGGTTTCTACAAGTCTGGGCATGTACTTGGTGGCAGTTAAACagtctgttttgtttaattctgAATGCACCAGTGATTGTTAACATCCGTGCATGAATATATTGATCTCAAAAAACCCCATGTGACCTTTTAACTATTCAGATTTTAGAGAGTAGCTAATAACCACAGTTTCATACAACCAAAAAGAGAGATGTCCCCTGTAAACTTCTAAACTATTTAAATACTGCCTGGAGAGGTATTGAATActgtactaaaaaaaaaaaaaatagaagcaaaGGTTCAACCCAAGGTTCCTAAAATGAATATAAACCGATGGAGCAGAACTTTGCTTTTCCTCTTTCCGCTAAAATTTATCATCTTATGACACCTcagatttattttatcttaGGTTGGGAACCTTTCTTTCACTTGAAAAGGAGCATCTTTACGGTGTTCTTTACTGCAGAAAAGCATCGGAATACTTCTTATTTCACCTATTCAGGACATCAGCACCTTTATCCATTTTTTACGCATTTATTAACACTCACAGCTGCCCTTGACGGATTACTGCGGCAAAACCATTTATCAATAACATTAATTTATTAACTAATTGTAATTGATTACAACTGACGTCATTAATGACTTGTGACTGCACACTTGATAGCTATCGTGACTTATTCATGATCTGACAATTAATGTCTTACAGTCTAATGGGACTTTTCACAACCTGGAAATCCAAGTTGCACTTGTTAATGTCTTATAACTAATCTAAACGAAgcattaataataaattatttattcaCGCTAATGAAGCTATTCTTCAGAATTTACAAAACCCCCATATAAAGGCTACTTTGTGATAAATGGACTGAATTTATAATGCTACTTTCCAGTCCGCGTTTACATAAGGTTCACATATTATAGCTCATATCTTTAACGATtgattatatatttatgtatatactTGAGATGTGAGAGCAGCTTTTATGTTTCCAGGTTGTGAGAAATCTCTCTGAAGCAGCAGAATAATTTAAATTAATGACCCACCTAACTGCAGAATTGATGTTTATGAACCCTTTGTTAAGGACTAATTATTAATTGATGACAAGCAGCAGCTACCCAAATTTTGCCCTTGATATTGGCTAATAACTAATTTGTAAAGGGATATTAATAatctattaaataaaaatagaattattTATAATGTATAGGAGCTTCATAAATGAGTGGTTTATATACATGTAGCACTGATTTTATATTTGTAGAAGGAATGCAGATCATCATCACAGATTATCTTTGAAATTGATGTCCTTGCTTCTCCCCCATAGagctctatctctctctctctctctctctctctctctcacacacacacatgaagagAAAGTCTGCATAGATAATCTGCGCCAATTAAATTTAATGGAATCGTACAGACGGGATAAAAACGTCAGAGAGTCTTTCTATAGAATTTATTTCCCCCTGTCTGAAAATAACACCGCTGCACAGGAAGACAAATATGCTTTATGAAAACCTTTTTGATGTCTGATCACAAGAAGCAGATTTGCGGAACTAATTTAAGTTGGGGTTGCCGCCGAGATTATCTTTGATGTCTGATAACCAATACGTAATCATTGCATGAAATATGGTTTTACACAGGAAATGATGAAAAGCTGCATTATAATCTAATTCCACGCGTCAAGCTTGGCTAAGTGATCAAGAGGCTTTCTGCCGCTATTAAGAACACGGAGGTTATCCAGATAGAAAAGGGGGACTCAATTTCAGCTGAGTAGTCATACCCTTTCCTTTTCCACCTTTATCTGTCACCACTGGTGGATCCAAGTCCCAGGAGAGCCTCTCCCTCGCCGCCAGCCATCGCTCCTGCCACTGCTCATTAATTAACCTTTGCTGCAGCCGCCATCAGTCAGAGAAGAGGCTGATATTGTGGAGAGGAGTAATCATCGATACTGTACGGGGGCTTTTGTGCTGGGGAATTAGCTCGCTAATGGAGAGCAACGCAGTCATTGTTGAGAGTTTCAAAACTTAAATGTGAATTTGATGTACGACTTGATGTGTCCTTCGGATGTCAGCTCAGGAGGAGAGGTATGGGGATGACTTTAGGTGCAGGCATCTGGCGACGCCGCCCGCCTATATTTAGTCATTTCCACTGCGGTAAACAAAGCCTGTGAGGTCCTCAGATCCCGACTGTTCAAATTTACCTGCTGATGACACTGCTGTGTTTGGATACGGAGGGAGAAGGCAGCAGATCCCAGGAATTGCTGTTAATAAGAGTTGACTCGCGAGGAAATATGGCGCATTGTCAATTTGCAGCTGGTGGCAAGTCATTTCTGTAGTGAAAATGGGATCT is a window encoding:
- the LOC110950933 gene encoding dermatan-sulfate epimerase-like protein, with the translated sequence MYAQIPGNMAGSWAVHLFFLLTLFAVGTAFSGVFNTTDRDIFTDDLLQVKLTQDRATEQWKLQSADSHPNLYFNQVDVLHLRQRSSTTHSHIFKVIRAAVLTMLSNVPFYMPPVKHEEFTSKWNEIYGNNLPPLALYCLLCPEDSAALQFLIKFMDRMAEYPDWKVTSAPNDEVPVAHSLTGFATAYDFIYSYLDKGRRDVYLKKIRSETEKLYKLSKYRGWGKEYLQNHQTTNILALLIGAIVMGSHNDPESMIWKQVSVNYMEKTMFLLNHVVDGSLDEGVAYGSYTAKSITQYVFLAQRHFNIDNMQNNWLQRHFWFYFATLLPGFQRTVGIADSNYNWFYGPESQLVFLDTFVMKNGTGNWLAQQIRKHRPKDGPMGQSSAQRWATLHTEYIWYNFHLTPQPPHEFGKARMHIFSNWGVVTYGAGLPNGQSNTFVSFKSGRLGGRAVYDIVHEKPYSWVDGWNSFNPGHEHPDQNSFTFAPNGQVFVSEALYGPKYSYLNNVLVFSPSPTSQCNSPWEGQLGECAKWLRWTDEGVGDARGEVIAASSHRDTMFVSGEAVSAYSPAMRLKSVFRALVLLNSQTLLVLDHVEKWADSPVTSLSAFFHNLDIDFKYVPFRFMDRYNGAMMDVWDAHYKMFWFDSQGHSPDTRIQEAEQAAEFKKRWTQYVNVTFQMTGTVSRVAYVLHGPYVKVSNCRFMDNSKNGVRLSLIINNTEKIVSIATNYKDIGARMTYLGFGGHGKVEDRYQITRYGLGTQLIPKQINSDNQLFDFGFTVNVIAGVVLCVAIGFLTMQRKFYVCFSRLMRYALLSVLILWIAELLFVSNSCDQLLCGVKWKGAGAKSEVNKQIRLYEQHRLPLPTVVITTLPGSGSEILKHLFYNSSDFVYIRVPTEHVDIPETEFEFDSLVDACEWSRSDAVHGRFKIIQGWLHSLVHNTKLHLQNIQLAEGSRVKLPQRVSPSRDRKKRSRRREPAAELKGKLRASLDRDAEYVREMRRHVAEYPNARVVLNMRSGTWAVKLPFIQEVVGPSLRTIYLVRDPRAWIYLMVYNSKPSLYSLKNIPQHLSLIFKEDAVRDGCPAVAPEFKIIQRLLSRSETNPVLILAHLWLAHTAAVLRISESLPEESYLQVRFEDVVNFPQETAETIHTFLGVPVSPAALNQLIFTTSTNLYNLMYEGDISPANINMWRQKMSRKDIRLIEDVCGSVMKRLGYTRFAS